From a region of the Geothrix sp. 21YS21S-2 genome:
- a CDS encoding co-chaperone YbbN: MASDQPLQPTSVPPADTSGLAAFLAWSGLLLVDFWAPWCSPCKALTPVLHELGKNFEGRVRIVNVNADECPEMAAHFQVLSLPTLILFRDGSVLDRIVGTRSRRELELLLLKYLP, from the coding sequence GTGGCCAGTGACCAACCCCTTCAACCTACTTCGGTGCCGCCTGCCGACACTTCCGGCCTTGCTGCGTTTCTGGCCTGGAGTGGGCTCCTCCTGGTGGATTTCTGGGCTCCCTGGTGCAGCCCCTGCAAGGCCTTGACCCCCGTCCTCCATGAGCTTGGCAAGAACTTTGAGGGCCGGGTCAGGATCGTTAATGTGAACGCGGACGAATGTCCGGAAATGGCGGCCCACTTCCAGGTCCTGTCCCTTCCGACCCTGATTCTGTTCCGGGACGGTTCCGTGCTGGACAGGATCGTGGGAACGCGGTCCCGCAGAGAACTGGAACTGCTGCTCCTAAAGTACCTGCCCTGA
- a CDS encoding AraC family transcriptional regulator, protein MSSDAIQPLFEHFRVRARTFFVGNQCAIASFEKPEGQGYLHLMRRGRGEVRYNQGRRSFQLNGPGILFYPRSLPHHLIPADAEGLDLVCATITFGTGVGCPFAQALPEVMHMGMDKVQALGDLLFEEAFGTQDGRQGMVDRLCEVVLIHFVRQALAEGHTQPGLLSGLVHPQLRNALRAIHLEPGKPWSLDEMAASAGMSRSAFAQAFKQTLGMTPGEHLARFRVSLAQELLSHGTPLKVAAFDVGYGSSTALSRTFRELTGRSPRAWLQQQRG, encoded by the coding sequence ATGTCATCTGATGCGATTCAACCTCTGTTCGAGCACTTCCGGGTTCGCGCCCGCACGTTCTTCGTTGGTAACCAGTGCGCCATCGCCAGCTTCGAAAAGCCCGAGGGCCAGGGGTATCTCCACCTGATGCGAAGAGGGCGGGGCGAGGTCCGGTACAACCAGGGAAGGCGGTCGTTCCAGCTCAATGGTCCGGGCATCCTTTTCTACCCGCGGAGCTTGCCGCATCATTTGATTCCTGCAGACGCTGAGGGCCTGGACCTTGTCTGTGCGACCATCACCTTCGGAACCGGTGTCGGTTGTCCGTTCGCACAGGCGCTCCCAGAAGTGATGCACATGGGCATGGACAAGGTCCAAGCTCTGGGCGACCTCCTTTTCGAGGAGGCCTTCGGGACCCAGGACGGGAGGCAGGGGATGGTAGATAGACTCTGCGAGGTCGTCCTCATCCATTTTGTCAGGCAGGCGCTGGCCGAAGGCCACACTCAGCCAGGGCTCCTGTCCGGCCTGGTGCATCCACAATTGCGGAACGCTTTGAGGGCCATCCATTTGGAACCGGGCAAGCCATGGTCCCTGGACGAAATGGCCGCTTCCGCCGGAATGTCGAGGAGCGCCTTCGCTCAGGCCTTCAAGCAGACCCTCGGAATGACGCCGGGCGAGCACCTGGCGAGGTTCCGTGTTTCGTTGGCCCAGGAACTCTTGTCCCATGGTACGCCTTTGAAAGTGGCCGCCTTCGACGTAGGCTACGGGAGCTCAACGGCGCTCTCGAGGACCTTTCGGGAGCTCACAGGCCGTTCACCCCGGGCGTGGCTCCAGCAGCAACGTGGGTGA
- a CDS encoding NADPH-dependent FMN reductase — protein sequence MALSGSLRAESSNSALLRAWARMAPEGVDIAFYEGLAGLPPFDPGLDLDPTDYHAPEPVVELRRRLLEADGLLLCSPEYAFGMPGVLKNLLDWTVSMNALDRMPIAFMVASPLAGGGAKAHQGLLWVLRALNVDVVKGASFRVDRIRTRMNQDGQIIDPPTARRLAKALEAVVNRIKGLR from the coding sequence CTGGCCCTTTCTGGCAGTTTGCGAGCGGAGTCCTCGAACTCTGCTCTGCTGAGGGCCTGGGCCCGGATGGCCCCGGAGGGGGTGGACATCGCCTTCTATGAGGGGCTGGCCGGGCTACCGCCCTTCGACCCTGGTCTGGATCTGGACCCAACCGATTACCATGCTCCCGAACCTGTAGTGGAGTTGAGGAGGCGCCTCTTGGAGGCGGATGGCCTCTTACTCTGCTCACCTGAATATGCTTTCGGGATGCCAGGAGTCCTGAAGAACCTCTTGGACTGGACCGTGTCCATGAATGCCCTTGACCGGATGCCCATAGCCTTCATGGTCGCCTCTCCCCTCGCTGGCGGCGGCGCCAAGGCGCACCAGGGCCTACTGTGGGTTCTGCGCGCCTTGAACGTGGACGTGGTGAAGGGCGCTTCCTTTCGTGTGGACCGGATCCGGACACGAATGAACCAGGATGGGCAGATCATCGACCCCCCAACGGCCAGGCGCCTGGCGAAGGCCCTTGAGGCGGTGGTGAACCGCATCAAGGGCCTTCGCTAG